In the Raineyella fluvialis genome, AAGGACACCGTCCGCTCCCCCACCGGCGCACTGGAGATCCGCGGTGCCTCGGAGCACAACCTGCGCAATGTCGACGTCGACGTCCCCGCCGGCGTCCTCGTCGTCGTGACCGGCGTGGCGGGCTCCGGCAAGAGTTCGCTGATCCATGGGTCGCTCGCCCGTCGGGAGGGCGTCGTGGTCGTGGACCAGGCCGGGATCAAGGGCTCCCGCCGCAGCAACCCGGCCACCTACACGGGCCTGCTCGACCCGATCCGCAAGGCCTTCGCCAAGGCGAACGGTGTCAAACCTGCGCTCTTCAGTCCGAACTCCGAGGGGGCGTGCCCCACCTGCAATGGCGCCGGTGTCATCTACACCGACCTGGCGATGATGGCCGGGGTGGCCATTCCTTGTGAGGAGTGCGGGGGCAAGCGCTTCCAGGCGTCAGTGCTCGAGTACAAGCTCGGTGGCCGGGACATCAGCGAGGTGCTCGCGATGTCCGTGGACCGGGCCGAGGAGTTCTTCGGCGCCGGTGACGCGCGGACACCGGCCGCCCACACCATCCTCGAGCGCCTCGTCGACGTGGGCCTCGGCTACCTCACCATCGGACAGCCGCTCACCACCCTGTCCGGCGGCGAACGGCAGCGACTCAAGCTGGCCACCCACCTCGGCGAGAAGGGCGGCGTCTACGTGCTCGACGAGCCCACCGCCGGCCTGCACCTCGCCGACGTCGAACAGCTGCTCGGTCTGCTGGACCGGCTCGTGGACTCCGGGAAGTCCGTCATCGTGATCGAGCACCACCAGGCGGTGATGGCCCACGCCGACTGGATCATCGACCTCGGGCCCGGGGCGGGCCACGACGGTGGCCAGATCGTCTTCGAGGGGACTCCGGCCGAACTCGTCGCGGGCCGCTCGACCCTCACGGGCCAGCACCTGGCGACGTACGTGGGGCCTGATGCTCCCGGACCGTTGGCCCTGCTGGCCCCTTCTCCATGGGTTGGATGGAGAGGGCAAGTTTCCTGAGATCCTGTGAAAGAGTTTGCGCCAGGACTGACATCTGGGGGATGCGATGGTGAACGGCGAAACTCTTGAGGCGCGCTTGGCGATCCTGATCGATGCGGACAATGCCAGTGCGAGCCACATCGAAGAGCTGGTCGTCGAAGTGGCCAAGTATGGCAAGGCCAGTGTCCGCCGCGCTTATGGCGACTGGACGAAGCCGAACCTCAGCGGCTGGAAGTCGACCCTTCTGAACCACTCCATCCAGCCGATGCAGCAGTTCGGCAACACGTCCGGTAAGAACTCGACCGACAGCGCCATGATCATCGACGCCATGGATCTGCTCTATGCGGGCAACCTGGATGGCTTCTGCATTGTGTCCAGCGACAGTGACTTCACGCGGCTGGCGGCTCGCATCCGCGAGCAGGGGCTTACTGTTTACGGATTCGGCGAGCGCAAGACGCCCTTGGCCTTCGTCGCAGCCTGCGACACCTTCATCTACATCGAGAACCTCACGGTCAAGCCTGCGCCTGCGGCCGATCAGGTGACCACGCCGTGGAAGCGCAGTTCGAAGCTGGACAAGCTGCTCGCCGAAGCGGTCGACGCGGCTTCAGCCGACAAGGGGTGGGCTCCTCTTAGCGCAGTGGGTAGTAATCTCTCCCGCTTGGCGTCCGACTTCGACTCTCGCACGTGGGGCTACCCCAAACTGAGCGACTTGGTGCAAGCGCATCCTGACTACGTCGTCCTTTATGGGCCCAACGGCGGCGGGGCCATGAAAGTCCGGAGAAAGTGACGTTACGCGACACAGTGCCGGACACGAGATGTCCGGCACTGTCGCCTTCGAGTCAGGAACATCGAGGAATCCCTGACCGCCCGCAGGGGCCGATCACTCCCGCATGGTGGCCACCAACTGTTGCAGCACCTTCGGATCAGCCTTGCCGAGCTGGTTCAGCAGCGCGGCTTTCTCGACAGCCTCCAGGTCTGCCAGGGACAGGGCGCTGAGGCGGCTGAGGATGGCGGCCTTCGCGTCGTCCGGCGGGAGCTGAGGAGCCGGGGTCGGCGCGACCGCCACCTTGTTGAGGTCACGGCTCCCGCCACCCTTGGGGACGGTCAGGGCGATGGACAGCATGGCACCGAGGCAGAGCAGCAGGTTGAACACCATGACGAACATGCCTGCCTGCCGCAGGTCGATGTTGCCCTGGACACCTTCGAAGTGCACCGTCTCGCCGAGGATGGATCCCTGTCCCAGGAAGCCGGTGAAGATGGCCAGCGACACGGCTGCCCCGATCGCGCCGCCCAGGGACGAAGCCATCTTGTAGATACCGGCGCCCGCCCCCGCCTGGTCAGCAGGAAGGTTGGACAGGGCGGCGTCGGTGGAGGGGGTGGCGTAGAACGCCAGGCCGAGCCCGAACAGGGTGTAGGCGACAGCGGCAAGGATCTTGTACTGCGACAGGAGCACCCAGGTCGGGATGAGCAGGACGCAGGTGAGCGCCACGATGATGCTTCCCCACATCATCGGCTTGCGCGGGCCGAAACGCTGGAGCAGCTTCTCGCCCACGCGGATGAAGGCGATGATCGCGACGGCGTAACCGATGGTCAACAGCCCTGCCTGGAACGCGGATACGTAGTCGGGAGCACCAGGGGTGCGCGCCTTCTGCAGCATCTGCTGACTGACGATCAGCAGGCCGATGGTGGCGTTGAGGATGAAGTTCGAGATCGTCGCGCCGGTGAACGTCGTGTTCCGGAAGAGCGCGAAGTCGACGAACGGCGCCGCCTGCCGCTTCTCCCAGAGGACGAAGACGGTCAGGCCGACGATGGCGATGGCAGACAGGCCGAGCGTCATCGGACTGACCCAGCCGAGCTGCTTGCCGAAGATGAGGACGATCATCAGGGCCAGCACCGAGACCAGGAACAGGACCAGACCCAGCACGTCGAAGGCAGACTTCTCGCGCTGCTCGACCTTGCTCTCCGGCGTGCCGAGGATCATGAAGAACGACACCACCGAGACAGCGATCGAGGTGCCGAAGATCCACTGCCACCCGATGTTGCTGGCGACGATGCCACCGAAGATGGCCGCCAGCCCTGAGCCACCCCACGAGCCGATCGACCACATGGACACGGCACGCTGCCGGCCCTTCCCGTCCCAGTACGTCTTCACCAGAGCCATCGACGCCGGCATGATGCATGCCGCCGAGAGGCCCTGGATCGCGCGGCCGACGAGCATCAGCCACAGGGCCGCTGCACCGCTGGCCAGCATGACCAGCGCGGAGCCGATGATGCCGAGGACGAGGCCGACAAGGGTGACCCGGACGCGACCCATCCGGTCGGCCGTACGCCCCATCACGACGATGAACATGCCGGAGAACAGCGCGGTGATCGACACCGCGAGGTTCATCTGCTGGAGGCTGATGAAGGTGTGGCCGCCGGTATTGACGTTCTCGAGGATCTTCGGGGCGACCGTGCCGACCGTTCCGGCGAACAGCCAGAAGGTGACGACAGCCATGACGATGCCCCAGAGGAGCTTCTCGGTTCCTTGGTACCCCTGATTGACCGGGGCCGCAGTCGCGACTGTTGACGCGCTCACTGCTCTGCTGTTTCCTTTCCGAAATAGGCCATGGCCGCGACGACGATGGCTTCAGTCCCGGTGCGCAACGTCGGCTGCATTGCCGGCGCGAAACCCGGATTGTGATTGGGGAATACCGGCATGCCCGGCAGGAATCCCCCGGTGAACCAATACACGTACGGAGCCCCGAAAGCCTCCGGAATGGTGGAGAAGTCTTCGGAGGCCGTCACCGGCTCACCGACGGCCACCCGGTCCTCGCCGAAGTGGTCCCGGAAGGCGTCCATGACCTTCGCCGTCTGCTCGGCCGAGTTGTGGGTCAGCGGGTAGTGGTCGTAGTACTCGAAGTCAGGTTCCCGGGGCGACCCGGCGGCCTGGCACTCGGCCCGGACGATGCGCTCGATCGAGGCGAGGATGGTGTCGCGCACCTCGGTGTCGTACGCACGGATATTGACCCGCAGGACAGCGTTGTCCGGGATGATGTTGGCCTTCGTCCCGGCCTGCAGACTGCCGACGGTGACCACGCCGAAGTCGCCGGGGGCCAGGACGCGCGCCACGATCGACTGCAGGCTCTGGACGATCGACGCGGCAAGCAGCACCGGGTCGATCCCCAGATGCGGCATCGACCCGTGCGAGCCCTTGCCGTAGACGGTGATCCGGATGGAGTCGGCCGCCGACATGACAGCTCCGGGCCGGCTCGCCACGTTCCCGGCCACGCCCGGCATCACGTGCTGGGCCAGGCAGACGTCGGGCGTCGGCACCGCGCCGACGAGCCCCTCGTCCACCATCCGCCGGGAGCCGGCGGCCAGTTCCTCGGCGGGCTGGAAGAGGGCGATGTAGGTGCCACTCCACCTGTCCTTGCTCGCGGAGAGCAACTCCGCCGCCCCGAGCCCGGCCGTGACGTGAACGTCGTGTCCGCAGGCGTGCATGACGGGCACGGTGTTGCCCTGGTCGTCGACGGCCGTGACCTGCGAAGCGTACGGGAGACCGGTGTTCTCCTTCACCGGCAGGGCGTCCATGTCGGCGCGTGCCAGGACCGTCGGTCCCTCGCCGTTGGCGAGGACGCCGACAACGCCCCCACCGATCCGCTGCACCTCGTAGCCGAAGGACTCGAGGCGACGGACGATCTCGGCGCTGGTCTCGGTCTCCTGGAAGGAGAGTTCGGGGTGGGCATGGAGCTGCTGGTACAGCTTCTCCTGCCAGGCGGTGGTGGCATCGAGGCCGGCGAGTACCGGCGTGACGTTGGACATCAGGAATACATCCTCTCGACGTGTCGCGGCGTCGAGTCGGTCCCATGGCAACAGGACGGCCGGCGCCCATGAATACAGGAATATGGGCTGAGCAGCGGCGGTAATCGGCGAGAATGCCGTGGGCTTCCGCCAACCTGACATCACAATAGTACGATCGCCGGTTGAGAAAACGGCAATTATGGCGATGCTGAGGGGAAACTCTTGGCAACTCCCGGGCCTGGCTGGA is a window encoding:
- a CDS encoding NYN domain-containing protein, whose product is MVNGETLEARLAILIDADNASASHIEELVVEVAKYGKASVRRAYGDWTKPNLSGWKSTLLNHSIQPMQQFGNTSGKNSTDSAMIIDAMDLLYAGNLDGFCIVSSDSDFTRLAARIREQGLTVYGFGERKTPLAFVAACDTFIYIENLTVKPAPAADQVTTPWKRSSKLDKLLAEAVDAASADKGWAPLSAVGSNLSRLASDFDSRTWGYPKLSDLVQAHPDYVVLYGPNGGGAMKVRRK
- a CDS encoding MFS transporter, translated to MSASTVATAAPVNQGYQGTEKLLWGIVMAVVTFWLFAGTVGTVAPKILENVNTGGHTFISLQQMNLAVSITALFSGMFIVVMGRTADRMGRVRVTLVGLVLGIIGSALVMLASGAAALWLMLVGRAIQGLSAACIMPASMALVKTYWDGKGRQRAVSMWSIGSWGGSGLAAIFGGIVASNIGWQWIFGTSIAVSVVSFFMILGTPESKVEQREKSAFDVLGLVLFLVSVLALMIVLIFGKQLGWVSPMTLGLSAIAIVGLTVFVLWEKRQAAPFVDFALFRNTTFTGATISNFILNATIGLLIVSQQMLQKARTPGAPDYVSAFQAGLLTIGYAVAIIAFIRVGEKLLQRFGPRKPMMWGSIIVALTCVLLIPTWVLLSQYKILAAVAYTLFGLGLAFYATPSTDAALSNLPADQAGAGAGIYKMASSLGGAIGAAVSLAIFTGFLGQGSILGETVHFEGVQGNIDLRQAGMFVMVFNLLLCLGAMLSIALTVPKGGGSRDLNKVAVAPTPAPQLPPDDAKAAILSRLSALSLADLEAVEKAALLNQLGKADPKVLQQLVATMRE
- a CDS encoding amidohydrolase, whose protein sequence is MSNVTPVLAGLDATTAWQEKLYQQLHAHPELSFQETETSAEIVRRLESFGYEVQRIGGGVVGVLANGEGPTVLARADMDALPVKENTGLPYASQVTAVDDQGNTVPVMHACGHDVHVTAGLGAAELLSASKDRWSGTYIALFQPAEELAAGSRRMVDEGLVGAVPTPDVCLAQHVMPGVAGNVASRPGAVMSAADSIRITVYGKGSHGSMPHLGIDPVLLAASIVQSLQSIVARVLAPGDFGVVTVGSLQAGTKANIIPDNAVLRVNIRAYDTEVRDTILASIERIVRAECQAAGSPREPDFEYYDHYPLTHNSAEQTAKVMDAFRDHFGEDRVAVGEPVTASEDFSTIPEAFGAPYVYWFTGGFLPGMPVFPNHNPGFAPAMQPTLRTGTEAIVVAAMAYFGKETAEQ